One window from the genome of Megalobrama amblycephala isolate DHTTF-2021 linkage group LG4, ASM1881202v1, whole genome shotgun sequence encodes:
- the LOC125267349 gene encoding uncharacterized protein LOC125267349 isoform X1, whose translation MLSKMTIEKIRTAVLTEKSGKCVCVERKRKPSSSYQLVLHNHQGDSPKVTVYDISRDDTERKDTKINYMAFCFEDGDKNTFFPVADGTKNKLEVVKNSESSITEFMKDTFKEKYLFQWGKSGTNDWQSLKSVAEPNMFLCVEKGRGKEKVTINSVEEPSFQIKTVETLFPRTQNSSGSDETQNLTPQNLRATSKDLQVSEIPCKLKYARIQCNWSPESAKTRTRYSTLINQRAASKGKPRKNKMSMKI comes from the exons ATGCTTTCCAAAATGACAATCGAGAAGATCAGAACAGCGGTACTGACAGAGAAAAGTGGAAAGTGTGTGTGCGTTGAGAGAAAGCGCAAGCCCTCTTCATCCTATCAGCTGGTCTTGCATAACCATCAGGGAGACAGCCCTAAAG tcaCGGTGTATGATATTTCACGTGATGATACAGAAAGAAaagatacaaaaataaattacatggCGTTTTGTTTTGAGGATGGcgataaaaatacattttttcctGTTGCTGATGGTACAAAGAACAAACTTGAG GTGGTCAAGAACTCAGAAAGTTCAATAACTGAGTTCATGAAAGATacctttaaagaaaaatacTTATTTCAATGGGGTAAGAGTGGAACTAATGACTGGCAGAGCTTGAAATCAGTGGCTGAACCCAACATGTTCCTGTGTGTTGAAAAAggaagaggaaaagaaaaagtGACCATTAATTCAGTCGAGGAGCCAAGTTTTCAAATCAAAACAG TAGAAACCCTTTTCCCGAGAACTCAAAACTCTTCTGGGTCAGACGAGACTCAAAACTTAACTCCACAAAATCTACGTGCCACTTCAAAAG ATTTACAGGTGTCTGAGATTCCATGCAAACTCAAGTATGCGAGAATTCAATGCAACTGGTCTCCTGAGTCAGCCAAGACTCGAACCAGATATTCAACACTAATAAATCAACGTGCTGCCTCAAAAG GAAAACCAAGGAAGAATAAGATGTCAATGAAGATCTGA
- the LOC125267349 gene encoding uncharacterized protein LOC125267349 isoform X2: MLSKMTIEKIRTAVLTEKSGKCVCVERKRKPSSSYQLVLHNHQGDSPKVTVYDISRDDTERKDTKINYMAFCFEDGDKNTFFPVADGTKNKLEVVKNSESSITEFMKDTFKEKYLFQWGKSGTNDWQSLKSVAEPNMFLCVEKGRGKEKVTINSVEEPSFQIKTDLQVSEIPCKLKYARIQCNWSPESAKTRTRYSTLINQRAASKGKPRKNKMSMKI, from the exons ATGCTTTCCAAAATGACAATCGAGAAGATCAGAACAGCGGTACTGACAGAGAAAAGTGGAAAGTGTGTGTGCGTTGAGAGAAAGCGCAAGCCCTCTTCATCCTATCAGCTGGTCTTGCATAACCATCAGGGAGACAGCCCTAAAG tcaCGGTGTATGATATTTCACGTGATGATACAGAAAGAAaagatacaaaaataaattacatggCGTTTTGTTTTGAGGATGGcgataaaaatacattttttcctGTTGCTGATGGTACAAAGAACAAACTTGAG GTGGTCAAGAACTCAGAAAGTTCAATAACTGAGTTCATGAAAGATacctttaaagaaaaatacTTATTTCAATGGGGTAAGAGTGGAACTAATGACTGGCAGAGCTTGAAATCAGTGGCTGAACCCAACATGTTCCTGTGTGTTGAAAAAggaagaggaaaagaaaaagtGACCATTAATTCAGTCGAGGAGCCAAGTTTTCAAATCAAAACAG ATTTACAGGTGTCTGAGATTCCATGCAAACTCAAGTATGCGAGAATTCAATGCAACTGGTCTCCTGAGTCAGCCAAGACTCGAACCAGATATTCAACACTAATAAATCAACGTGCTGCCTCAAAAG GAAAACCAAGGAAGAATAAGATGTCAATGAAGATCTGA